Within the Microbacterium sp. 1S1 genome, the region TCGGACTCCGACTGCAGCGCTCGCAGCTCGTCGATCGCGCCGGTGACACTGTTCGCGAAGGCCGTGTCGTCGCCGGTCTTCGCACCGGTCACCGGCGACGTCGTCATGCCGAGGGACGAGGCGACGGCTTCGATGCCGGCGACGGCGCTCACGAGTTCCGTCCGATCTGCAGCGCCGCCTCGTACGAGTTGCGGGCGCGGTCCACGATCGCCGCGCTGGCCTGGTATCCACGCTGCGCGAGGATCAGCTGGCTCATCTGGTCTCCCAGGTCGATGTCGGGGTAGCGGACGTAGCCGTCGGCGTCCGCGAGCGGGTGATCCGGCTGGTGCACGAGGCGCCCTTCCGCGTCGCCCTGGACGGTGCCGGCGACGTAGACGCCGGGGGACTGATCGCTCGTCTGCGCCAGGATGTACCGCGCGCGGAAGGCCGCTCCGTCGGTCGAGGTCGCCGTGTTGATGTTGGCGATGTTGTCGCTGATGGCGTCGAGCCACTTCCGGTGCACGGTCAGACCCGTGCCGGCGATGCCGATCGCGTCGAAGGTCATGATGTCCTCATCGCCGTGCGCATCGAGGAGAACGATCCGTTCACGGCCTGGGTCGCGAACTGGTATCGCAGCATCGTGTCGATGCTCGAGAGCGTCTCGGTGTCGAGGTTCACGTTGTTGCCGTTCAGTCGCGTCGGCTCGAGCGAGGTCCCGACGCTGGCCGTCACATCCCCGTCTCCGGCGGCGATCGAGTCCGCGAGCGCGGCCTCGAACTGCACCCGCTTGGCGTGATAGCCGGGGGTGTTGATGTTGGCGATGTTGTCGGCGATGGCTCGCTGGCGCAGCGAGAGGCCGTCCAGCGCACTCGTCAGTGCGGTGATGGTCACAGAGTCGAACACGAACCGGCTCCCCGTGTGTGGGTGAAGTGGCCGTTCCCTGGCCGAGTCTTGCGAGCCATCCGTGCTCTCGGGGGACTGTCGGCCGTCCGCGCGGTTTCGTTAGGGGAGTCGCTCAACCGTCCACGTCGAGGTAGGCGGGGGCGTCCGGGGTGTGCGGTGGCGGGACCCGCCGGACGGCGCCGAGGTGCCGCCGGAGTCCGTCGAGCTCGGACCGCGCGCGCTCCATGGCCGCGTGCTGCCGGTCGATGACCGCGCGTGCCCGCTCGGCCAGGTGCGGCGGAAGCGGTGCGGTCGGGGGTGCCCACGGCACGATGTCGTGCACCTCGACCGCACCGGCGGGCGCGGCGAGGATCCGGTCGGCGTCCGCGTCGAGTCGGTCGAGGAGCGCGCTCCAGTCCTCGTCGGTCACGCGCGGCCCTCGGCGATCGTCAGGGCGGCGGCGTGCCACGCGTCGCGCAACGGCACGACGAGCTCCCGGCAGGCGTGGGTGCGTTCCGGGTCGCGGCCGATGTTGGCGCCGATCAGGGTCTGCGACAGGAAGACGTAGAGCGACCGCAGACCGGCACTGCCGTTCCATTCGTCGGTCAGCGAGGCGGACAGCTCCGCCACGATCGCCTGTGCGTGCTGCAGCTGGGCGTTCGCCTCGGTCCAGTCGGCTGCACGTTGGGCCGTCTCGGCGCGCTCGATGTCCAGCAGCAGCCGGTCGTAGAGCATCGTGACCAGGCGCTCCGGCGGGGCGGACAGGATGGCGTCCTCGCGGTAGCGCTGCTGGGCGCGCAGGGCGGCGTTCATGCTCACGAGCCCGACCCGGAGCGGCTGCTCGGCAGCGCGTTGATCTGGGAGGCGAGGTAGGAGGACTGCGACTGCATCTGCGAGAGCATCACCTCGAGGCGCGCGTAGGTCCGCTCCAACGACGCCTTCCGCTGGGCGAGGCGCACGTCCCAGCGGTCCATCTGCTCGCCGAGGCTCTTGACCTCGCTCTCCTGACCCGTGATCCGGGAGGTGAGCAGCCCGTCGTACTTGTCGGAGTAGGAGGTCGCCGTCTGCTCCACGCGTGCCGCCACCGCGGAGAAGAGCGCACCGACGGCCGCGGGGTCCTTCGCCAGCGCCTCGGAGAACTTCTCCTCGTCGAACGTGAGCTTGCCGTACATGTCGGTCGAGATGCCGATCGTGGACGGTGAGACGCCGTCCACCGGGTGCTGGACGGCGTCGGCGAGGGCCGTGCGCAGGCCACGGATGGTGCTGTCGCCGGTGAAGACCCCGAGGGTCGTCTTCTCCCCCTGGCCGGCGGCGACGGTGGCCTTCGAGCCGTTGTCGATGCGGGTGAAGATGTCGGTGAGGAGGGCGATGAACTCGCCGGAGGCCTTGGCCCTGGCCTCGCCGTCGACGGCGACGGTGACCGTGACGGGGGTCGTCGAGACAGTGGAGACCGTGACGTCGACGCCCTCGAAGAGGTCGGTGAACGTGTTGCCGGACGACGTGATGACCTGCTCGGCTGCGGTGCCGGCCCAGAGGCGCAGCTGCGCGTCCGTGCCCGTGGCGATGACGGCGGCGCCCGGCTCCGTGGACACGTCCGTGGCGGTGCCGGCGGCCACCGCGGCGAGGTCACCCGCGTAGACGCGGAAGCGTCCTGCCTCTCCGGACTCCTCGGCCCGGAGCTGCAGGCGGTAGACGGGGTTGCCGTCGGCATCCTTGCCGGCGGGGACGGCCGTGGCGAGCACTCCGGTGTCGGCGTCGTTGATGGCCTGAGCGATGTCCTGCATCGACGTCGAGTCGGCCTGCACCTGGACGCGCTTCCCCGAGGCGTCCTCGAGGGTGAGCACGGGGGGCTCAGCGGGCCAGCGGGTCAGGGCGGTCGAGACCACCGTGTGCGCCTGGGCGAGGCGGTCGACGACGATGTCGGTGGACACGGGAGCGGCGCCGGTGCGCAGGGCGACCTTCACCGATTCGGACGACGCGCTGCAGGTGAAGCGGTCGAGACCGCCGGGCGCTGCGGCCTTTTCGGCGGCGGCGGCGAGGTTCTGCACGGCTGTGTTGAGGGTGCGCAACTGGGTCATGACGACGTTCTTGTCGTCGATCTTGGCCTTGAGCAGCGTGCGGGGGATGGCGTGCACGTCCATCAGCGCCTTGATGACCTCGGTGGTCTTGAGCCCCGAGACGAGGCCGTCGAGCGAGAGCGACATGCGGCTTCCCTTCTGTGAACGGCGGGGCCCGGGCGGCGGACGAGGCCGCCACCCGGACCCCCGGAGTGGTTCCGTGCTGCGGCGCGGATCAGCGCAGGAGCTGGAGCACGCCCTGGTTGGCCTGGTTGGCCTGGGCCAGCATCGCGGTTCCCGCCTGCGACAGGATGTTCGCCGACGTGAACTTGACCATCTCGGACGCCATGTCGGTGTCGCGGATACGGCTCTCGGCGGCGGCGAGGTTCTCGGCCGACACGTTGAGGCTGTTGATGGTCGACTCGAAGCGGTTCTGCAGCGCACCGTAGCCGGCACGGGCGGTCGAGACCGCCTGGATCTGCGTGTCGATGCCCGCCAGAGCCGCACCGTACGATGCCGCGTCGGTCATGGTGCCGGCGAGCGTCTCGATGGTGGTGCCGAGGTTGGCGAAGTTGGTCAGGCCGACCGAGATCTGGTCCTCGGCGGCGACCGCGCCCGCACCCACCTGGAACGTCAGCGTCGTGCCGCCCGAGAGCAGCTTGATGCCGTTGAAGTTCGTGCTGTCGGCGATCCGGGTGAGCTCGTCGGCGAGGGCGCCGATCTCGGTCTGGATCGCTTCGCGCGACTTCGTGTTGTTCGAGTCGTTCGCGCCCTGAGCGGTCAGGTCGCGCACGCGCTGCAGGATGGAGTGCACCTCGGTCAGGGCGCCTTCCGCGGTCTGGATGACCGAGATGCCGTCCTGGGCGTTGCGGGCCGCGACGTTCAGGCCGTTGACCTGCGAACGCAGACCCTCGGAGATCGCCAGGCCGGCGGCGTCGTCCGCTGCGCGGTTGATGCGGAGGCCGCTCGAGAGCTTCTCGAGCGACTTCGACAGGTCGTTCTGCGTGTTGGACAGGTTGCGGTAGGCGTTGAGCGCGCCCACGTTGGTGTTGATCTGCATACCCATGAGGGTTTCCTCCGTGATGTGGTGAACAGGAGACCATCCGTGGTCTCCTGTTCTCACCTATCGGCGGAGGATGCGGCGGCGTTAGGCGGGGGCGGCGGCGCGGAAGACCTCGCCCATGCGTGCGCCGGCGGCTTCCGCGATGCGCCCGAAGTAGGCGTCCCGGGCGGCGGGCGACACTCGGGTCTTCGTCGTGGTCTCGGCCCGGTTGTCGGCGAAGTACCGGTCGAGGGCGTCGCGGAGCAGCCGTACCGCCTCCGAGCGCTGCTGGGAGACGGCGGAATGGGTCACGCCGAGCTCCTCGGCGATCTCCTTGACCGGACGCTCTTCGAAGTACACGGCCACGACGATGCGCCGCATGCGTTCGGGGAGAGCGGTGATGGCGTGTTCGAGCACCTCCCGCCGCTCGCCGACCAGGGCGGACTCCTCCGGGAGGGGGATGTCGGCGACGAGATCCCTGGTCGCAGGGTCGTCGAGGGTCGAGACGGTGCGTGCGGCGTCGGCGAGAGCCTCGACGACGGCCTCCTTGGGGGAGCCCATCGCGGTGGCGATCTCCGCGGCGGTGGCGGTACGACCGAGCGCAGCGGTGAGGGTGTCGCGCACGGCGACAGTCTCCTTGATCCGTTTCCGGATACCGCGCGACGCCCAGTCCATCGCGCGCATCTCGTCGGCGAACGCGCCGAGGATCCGTCGACGGGCATAGGCCCCGAAGGGAACGCCGAGCGCGGGGTCGTACGCGTCGGCGGCGGTCACGAGAGCGAGCGCGCCGACAGCGGCGAGCTCTTCGCGGGGGATGTGGGTTGCCCGAGCATGGGTGTCCGCAGCGAGGTAGCCGACCAGGGGAAGGTTGGCCTCGACGAGGCGGTTGCGCTCAGCGCGCGACGACATGGGGGATGATCCACCTCTCTGGATGCACTCCGGAAGCTCCATAGCGAGAGGTAGATGTCCATATCACAAGGTCCGAGATATGTCCATGGGGAGAACTACCCACCGCCGTTCCACATAGTAACCTTAGGGGCGCGGTGGCCGATAGAGATTAATGAACCGTTAACAGGCGGGTCGATCGCACCGGCGTTGGGGCGGGGGATCGCTGGGGAACAAGGGGATCATGGGAGCCAACGAACTATCGATGCAGCTCTGGCGAGAGCGCGAGCTGCTCGAGATGCTGCTTTTCAAACTCGACGAGCAGCAGCTGCTGCTCGCCGCGGGACGTTCGCACTGGATACAGTTTGCGGCACGCGAGATCGATCAAGTACTCGATCGCCTCCGTGCGGCGGGGCTGGCCCGCACGGTGGAAGTCGCCGGGGTCGCGGAGGAGTGGGGAGCGCCCGAGGACGCGACCATCTCACAGCTCATCGAGCACGCGCCGGACGGGGCCTGGAGCGACGTCTTCTCCGATCACATGCGGGCCCTCGTCCGGCTGACCGCGGAGGTCGAGCAGATGCGTGACTCCGCCGCCGAGCAGCTCACCGGCGTCCTCCGCGCCACACAGGAGACCATCGCCGCGCTCGGCCAGGAGAGCGGCGAGTACACCACGCGTGGCGACCGCGCCCGCGAGGACGCCGCCCGCATCATCGACACCGAGATGTGACCGAGAGGGGATCATGTCGACCTTCAGTGGATTGACCACCGCCGCGAGCGGCCTCGCCGCCGCGCGCCGGGGCATGGACGTGGTGGGGCAGAACATCGCCAACCAGAAGACCGAGGGGTACACGCGGCAGCGCGTCGAGACCTCGTCGATCGCGGCGATCGCGCAGACCGGTCGGTTCAGCATGGGGGCGCTGCCCGGTCACGGCGTGTCGATCGACGGCGTGGCACGCCTCGGTGACGCCCTGCTCGACGCGCGCGTCCGCGACACGCTCGGCGCGTCCGGCTACTGGGCCACCAGGGCGCTCGCCG harbors:
- a CDS encoding flagellar basal body rod protein FlgC, translated to MTFDAIGIAGTGLTVHRKWLDAISDNIANINTATSTDGAAFRARYILAQTSDQSPGVYVAGTVQGDAEGRLVHQPDHPLADADGYVRYPDIDLGDQMSQLILAQRGYQASAAIVDRARNSYEAALQIGRNS
- the flgB gene encoding flagellar basal body rod protein FlgB — translated: MFDSVTITALTSALDGLSLRQRAIADNIANINTPGYHAKRVQFEAALADSIAAGDGDVTASVGTSLEPTRLNGNNVNLDTETLSSIDTMLRYQFATQAVNGSFSSMRTAMRTS
- the fliS gene encoding flagellar export chaperone FliS yields the protein MNAALRAQQRYREDAILSAPPERLVTMLYDRLLLDIERAETAQRAADWTEANAQLQHAQAIVAELSASLTDEWNGSAGLRSLYVFLSQTLIGANIGRDPERTHACRELVVPLRDAWHAAALTIAEGRA
- the fliD gene encoding flagellar filament capping protein FliD is translated as MSLSLDGLVSGLKTTEVIKALMDVHAIPRTLLKAKIDDKNVVMTQLRTLNTAVQNLAAAAEKAAAPGGLDRFTCSASSESVKVALRTGAAPVSTDIVVDRLAQAHTVVSTALTRWPAEPPVLTLEDASGKRVQVQADSTSMQDIAQAINDADTGVLATAVPAGKDADGNPVYRLQLRAEESGEAGRFRVYAGDLAAVAAGTATDVSTEPGAAVIATGTDAQLRLWAGTAAEQVITSSGNTFTDLFEGVDVTVSTVSTTPVTVTVAVDGEARAKASGEFIALLTDIFTRIDNGSKATVAAGQGEKTTLGVFTGDSTIRGLRTALADAVQHPVDGVSPSTIGISTDMYGKLTFDEEKFSEALAKDPAAVGALFSAVAARVEQTATSYSDKYDGLLTSRITGQESEVKSLGEQMDRWDVRLAQRKASLERTYARLEVMLSQMQSQSSYLASQINALPSSRSGSGS
- a CDS encoding flagellin, which produces MGMQINTNVGALNAYRNLSNTQNDLSKSLEKLSSGLRINRAADDAAGLAISEGLRSQVNGLNVAARNAQDGISVIQTAEGALTEVHSILQRVRDLTAQGANDSNNTKSREAIQTEIGALADELTRIADSTNFNGIKLLSGGTTLTFQVGAGAVAAEDQISVGLTNFANLGTTIETLAGTMTDAASYGAALAGIDTQIQAVSTARAGYGALQNRFESTINSLNVSAENLAAAESRIRDTDMASEMVKFTSANILSQAGTAMLAQANQANQGVLQLLR
- a CDS encoding sigma-70 family RNA polymerase sigma factor — translated: MSSRAERNRLVEANLPLVGYLAADTHARATHIPREELAAVGALALVTAADAYDPALGVPFGAYARRRILGAFADEMRAMDWASRGIRKRIKETVAVRDTLTAALGRTATAAEIATAMGSPKEAVVEALADAARTVSTLDDPATRDLVADIPLPEESALVGERREVLEHAITALPERMRRIVVAVYFEERPVKEIAEELGVTHSAVSQQRSEAVRLLRDALDRYFADNRAETTTKTRVSPAARDAYFGRIAEAAGARMGEVFRAAAPA
- the flgN gene encoding flagellar export chaperone FlgN codes for the protein MGANELSMQLWRERELLEMLLFKLDEQQLLLAAGRSHWIQFAAREIDQVLDRLRAAGLARTVEVAGVAEEWGAPEDATISQLIEHAPDGAWSDVFSDHMRALVRLTAEVEQMRDSAAEQLTGVLRATQETIAALGQESGEYTTRGDRAREDAARIIDTEM